The following proteins come from a genomic window of Cryptosporangium phraense:
- a CDS encoding NuoB/complex I 20 kDa subunit family protein: MGLEEKLPGGVLVTTVEKLVNWSRKSSMWPATFGLACCAIEMMTTGAARYDFARFGMERFAATPRQADLMIVAGRVSQKMAPVLRQIYDQMPDPKWVLSMGVCASSGGMFNNYAIVQGVDHVVPVDMYLPGCPPRPEMLLDAVLKLHEKVMHEPLGPKRKAELAEAKANGTAKRYGTMPSSFRYDKTLRKEWEQAEAEGRAEQYRIEKTAEQFKAGTRK, from the coding sequence ATGGGGCTGGAAGAAAAACTCCCCGGCGGGGTTCTGGTGACCACCGTCGAGAAGCTCGTCAACTGGAGCCGTAAGTCGTCGATGTGGCCGGCCACGTTCGGCCTGGCCTGCTGCGCGATCGAGATGATGACGACCGGGGCGGCCCGGTACGACTTCGCGCGATTCGGCATGGAGCGATTCGCCGCCACTCCGCGCCAGGCCGACCTGATGATCGTCGCCGGCCGGGTGAGCCAGAAGATGGCCCCGGTGCTGCGTCAGATCTACGACCAGATGCCCGACCCCAAGTGGGTGCTGTCGATGGGTGTCTGCGCCAGCTCGGGCGGCATGTTCAACAACTACGCGATCGTCCAGGGCGTCGACCACGTCGTCCCGGTCGACATGTACCTGCCCGGCTGCCCGCCGCGTCCGGAGATGTTGCTGGACGCCGTGCTGAAGCTGCACGAGAAGGTCATGCACGAGCCGCTCGGGCCCAAGCGCAAGGCCGAGCTGGCCGAGGCCAAGGCGAACGGCACCGCGAAGCGCTACGGCACGATGCCGTCCTCGTTCCGCTACGACAAGACGCTCCGCAAGGAATGGGAGCAGGCCGAGGCCGAGGGCCGCGCCGAGCAGTACCGGATCGAGAAGACCGCCGAGCAGTTCAAGGCAGGGACGCGCAAGTGA
- a CDS encoding NADH-quinone oxidoreductase subunit C — protein sequence MGAGRGRGPRRAVPDREDRRAVQGRDAQVSIESPEGTEGEESRARKGMFGVSGTGDTSGFGGLVRQVADPHSTPRPYGGYFDEVVDLLGEEVARADLGFEDAVYRVVVDRGELTLYVRPERIADVALLLRDSDGLRFELLSSVSGVDYLDAPFGADDDEKAKRLHVVYQLTSMTFRRRIRLEVAVSIEDPRVPSVTSVYPTADWQEREVWDMFGVLFEGHPALTRILMPDDWDGHPQRKDYPLGGVPVEYKGAEIPPPDTRRAYR from the coding sequence ATGGGAGCAGGCCGAGGCCGAGGGCCGCGCCGAGCAGTACCGGATCGAGAAGACCGCCGAGCAGTTCAAGGCAGGGACGCGCAAGTGAGCATCGAAAGCCCCGAGGGCACCGAGGGCGAAGAGAGCCGCGCCCGCAAGGGCATGTTCGGCGTCTCCGGCACCGGTGACACGTCCGGCTTCGGCGGTCTGGTCCGCCAGGTCGCCGACCCGCACTCGACCCCGCGCCCCTACGGCGGGTACTTCGACGAGGTCGTCGACCTGCTGGGCGAGGAGGTCGCCCGGGCCGACCTCGGCTTCGAGGATGCGGTCTACCGCGTCGTCGTCGACCGCGGCGAGCTGACGCTCTACGTCCGGCCGGAGCGGATCGCCGACGTCGCCCTGCTGCTCCGCGACTCCGACGGGCTGCGCTTCGAGCTGCTGAGCTCGGTGTCCGGTGTCGACTATCTGGACGCCCCGTTCGGTGCCGACGACGACGAGAAGGCCAAGCGGCTGCACGTCGTCTACCAGCTCACCAGCATGACGTTCCGCCGCCGGATCCGGCTCGAGGTGGCGGTGAGCATCGAGGACCCGCGCGTCCCGTCCGTCACGTCGGTCTACCCGACCGCCGACTGGCAGGAGCGCGAAGTCTGGGACATGTTCGGCGTGCTGTTCGAGGGCCACCCGGCGCTGACCCGGATCCTCATGCCGGACGACTGGGACGGCCACCCGCAGCGCAAGGACTACCCGCTCGGTGGCGTACCGGTCGAGTACAAGGGCGCGGAGATCCCGCCGCCCGACACCCGCCGGGCGTACCGGTAA
- a CDS encoding NADH-quinone oxidoreductase subunit D, translating into MTQTTDPYAGSRETTEGRVYTVTGGDWDSIHAEDPLASERIVVNMGPQHPSTHGVLRLVLELEGETITEARTVIGYLHTGIEKNTEYRTWTQGTTFVTRMDYLSPIFNETGYCLAVEKLLGVEVPDRATTIRVLLMELNRISSHLVWLATTGMELGSTTMMIYGFREREHVLDLFEEITGLRMNMAFVRPGGLANDLPVEAEQKIREFIPYMRGKIDDYERLLTGQPVWKARTKNVGFLDVTGCLALGITGPVLRSAGLPWDLRKTMPYCGYENYEFDVVTETTGDVWGRYLVRVNEMRESLKIVEQALDRLAPGPVMVTDKKIAWPAQLALGADGMGNSLEHVRQIMGQSMEALIHHFKLVTEGFRVPAGQVYTAVESPRGELGFHVVSDGGTRPYRVHVREPSFVNLQAFPAMVEGAPIADAIASGASLDPVMGGVDR; encoded by the coding sequence ATGACTCAGACGACCGACCCGTACGCCGGCTCCCGGGAGACCACCGAGGGGCGCGTCTACACGGTCACCGGCGGCGACTGGGACTCGATCCACGCCGAAGACCCGCTCGCCAGCGAGCGCATCGTCGTCAACATGGGGCCCCAGCACCCGTCGACGCACGGCGTGCTGCGGCTCGTCCTCGAGCTCGAGGGCGAGACGATCACCGAGGCCCGCACGGTCATCGGGTACCTGCACACCGGCATCGAGAAGAACACCGAGTACCGCACGTGGACGCAGGGCACCACGTTCGTCACCCGGATGGACTACCTCTCGCCGATCTTCAACGAGACCGGCTACTGCCTCGCGGTCGAGAAGCTGCTCGGCGTCGAGGTGCCCGACCGCGCGACGACGATCCGCGTCCTGCTGATGGAGCTCAACCGGATCAGCTCGCACCTGGTGTGGCTGGCCACCACCGGCATGGAGCTCGGCTCGACCACGATGATGATCTACGGCTTCCGCGAGCGGGAGCACGTCCTCGACCTGTTCGAGGAGATCACCGGGCTGCGGATGAACATGGCGTTCGTCCGGCCGGGCGGCCTGGCCAACGACCTCCCGGTCGAGGCCGAGCAGAAGATCCGCGAGTTCATCCCGTACATGCGCGGCAAGATCGACGACTACGAGCGGCTGCTCACCGGCCAGCCGGTGTGGAAGGCCCGCACGAAGAACGTCGGCTTCCTCGACGTCACCGGGTGCCTGGCGCTGGGCATCACCGGGCCGGTGCTGCGCTCGGCCGGCCTGCCCTGGGACCTGCGCAAGACGATGCCGTACTGCGGCTACGAGAACTACGAGTTCGACGTCGTCACCGAGACCACCGGTGACGTCTGGGGCCGGTACCTGGTCCGGGTCAACGAGATGCGCGAGTCGTTGAAGATCGTCGAGCAGGCGCTCGACCGGCTCGCCCCGGGGCCGGTCATGGTCACCGACAAGAAGATCGCCTGGCCCGCGCAGCTGGCGCTGGGCGCGGACGGCATGGGCAACTCGCTGGAGCACGTCCGACAGATCATGGGCCAGTCGATGGAGGCCCTGATCCACCACTTCAAGCTGGTGACCGAGGGCTTCCGGGTCCCGGCCGGGCAGGTCTACACCGCGGTCGAGTCGCCCCGCGGCGAGCTCGGCTTCCACGTCGTCAGCGACGGTGGCACCCGGCCCTACCGGGTCCACGTGCGCGAACCCAGCTTCGTCAACCTGCAGGCGTTCCCGGCGATGGTCGAGGGTGCCCCGATCGCGGACGCGATCGCGTCCGGCGCTTCTCTGGACCCGGTTATGGGTGGAGTGGACCGATGA
- the nuoF gene encoding NADH-quinone oxidoreductase subunit NuoF, translating into MSEREVLTPVLTKRWLSPEAWKISVYERLDGYEGLRKAIKAHPDDLIQLVKDSGLRGRGGAGFPTGLKWGFIPQGDGKPHYLVVNADEGEPGTCKDLPYMMADPHGLIEGIVIASYAIRANFAAIYIRGEAVHAARRLRNAVNEAYARGYLGRNILGSGFDLELVVHSGAGAYICGEETALLDSLEGYRGQPRLKPPFPAVAGLYGGPTVVNNVETIASVPYIVLGGAEWWKTMGTEKSPGPKIYSISGRVKRPGQYECTMGTTLRELLELAGGMKDGHELRFWTPGGSSTPLFTDEHVDVPLDFEGAAAAGSMLGTTAIQVFSDKDDPVYATYRWIAFYAHESCGKCTPCREGNYWMVQVLRRILSGQGTKADLDTLSDTCDNIFGRSFCALGDGATSPVLSSLKYFRDDYLDYIEGRKAPYFSAEQAALAGAH; encoded by the coding sequence ATGAGCGAGCGCGAAGTCCTCACCCCGGTCCTCACCAAGCGCTGGCTCTCGCCCGAGGCGTGGAAGATCTCGGTCTACGAGCGCCTCGACGGCTACGAAGGCCTCCGCAAGGCGATCAAGGCCCACCCCGACGACCTGATCCAGCTGGTCAAGGACTCGGGCCTGCGCGGCCGTGGCGGCGCGGGCTTCCCCACCGGCCTCAAGTGGGGGTTCATCCCGCAGGGCGACGGAAAGCCGCACTACCTCGTGGTCAACGCCGACGAGGGCGAGCCCGGCACCTGCAAGGACCTGCCGTACATGATGGCCGACCCGCACGGCCTGATCGAGGGCATCGTCATCGCGTCCTACGCGATCCGGGCCAACTTCGCGGCGATCTACATCCGCGGTGAGGCCGTGCACGCGGCCCGGCGGCTGCGCAACGCGGTCAACGAGGCCTACGCCCGCGGCTACCTCGGCCGCAACATCCTGGGCAGCGGATTCGACCTCGAGCTCGTCGTCCACTCCGGCGCAGGCGCATACATCTGCGGCGAAGAGACCGCGCTGCTCGACTCGCTCGAGGGCTACCGCGGCCAGCCGCGGCTCAAGCCGCCGTTCCCGGCGGTCGCCGGCCTCTACGGCGGCCCGACGGTCGTGAACAACGTCGAGACGATCGCCAGCGTGCCGTACATCGTGCTCGGCGGGGCCGAGTGGTGGAAGACGATGGGCACCGAGAAGTCGCCCGGCCCCAAGATCTACTCGATCTCCGGCCGGGTGAAGCGCCCGGGCCAGTACGAGTGCACGATGGGCACCACGCTGCGCGAGCTGCTCGAGCTGGCCGGCGGCATGAAGGACGGCCACGAACTGCGGTTCTGGACGCCCGGCGGCTCCTCGACGCCGCTGTTCACCGACGAGCACGTCGATGTTCCGCTGGACTTCGAGGGTGCGGCGGCCGCCGGCTCGATGCTGGGCACCACCGCCATCCAGGTGTTCAGCGACAAGGACGACCCGGTGTACGCCACGTACCGGTGGATCGCGTTCTACGCCCACGAGTCGTGCGGCAAGTGCACGCCGTGCCGCGAGGGCAACTACTGGATGGTCCAGGTGCTGCGCCGGATCCTGTCCGGCCAGGGCACCAAGGCCGACCTCGACACGCTCAGCGACACCTGCGACAACATCTTCGGCCGGTCGTTCTGCGCGCTGGGCGACGGCGCGACCAGCCCCGTTCTCTCGTCGCTGAAGTACTTCCGGGACGACTACCTCGACTACATCGAGGGTCGCAAGGCGCCGTACTTCTCCGCCGAACAGGCCGCACTCGCCGGAGCGCACTGA
- a CDS encoding NADH-quinone oxidoreductase subunit G — MTIAPQAVDTVTLTIDGLSVTVPKGTLIIRAAEQLGIQIPRFCDHPLLDPVGACRQCIVEVEGQRKPVASCTATVTPDMVVKTQLSSPVAEKAQRGTLELLLINHPLDCPICDKGGECPLQNQAMSNGAAESRFRDVKRTYPKPLAISTQILLDRERCVLCARCTRFSKQVAGDPFIELLERSALEQVGIASDEPFQSYFSGNTVQICPVGALTSAAYRFRARPFDLVSTPSVCEHCAGGCALRTDWRRGKVLRRLAGEDPEVNEEWNCDKGRFAFRYATGKERLTQPLVRNAAGELEPVSWSEAFTVAARGLETAKENGGVGVLPGGRVTYEDAYAYSKFARVALGTNDIDFRARPHSDEEALFLGAHVAGSGLGVTYSDLENASDVLLVALEPEEEAAILFLRLRKAWRKRGARIWSIAPLATRGLDKLGGTLIQATPGAEPKVLDALRAGELPGLTSLSDALRVPGAVILVGERAAGIRGALSAASLLALNTGATLAWVPRRAGERGAVEAGALPTLLPGGRSVTSAAGRSAVESAWGVSIPATTGRSTSEIIAAAADGVLGGLVVGGVDPDDLPDPVAARAALAAAPFVVSLEVRDSTVTEYADVVFPVAPVAEKAGSFVNWEGRVRPFGLTLAGTGAMSDARVLDQLADELGAYLGVSSAEALLAEANALGVAGPDVEPPPSPMEPAAARVSPGDGEAVLATWHHMLDLGTLQAGEEHLAGTAKPAFAHLSPGTAAELGVRPGAHILVSTDRGAIQLPVAITEMPDRVVWVPANSVDSRVRPTLGVGAGDLVRITAGSADVAPVGDVEARATSDGGDPADGGVPAPEAPEEA, encoded by the coding sequence ATGACCATCGCACCCCAGGCCGTGGACACGGTCACCCTCACGATCGACGGGCTGTCGGTCACCGTGCCGAAGGGCACGCTGATCATCCGGGCCGCCGAACAGCTCGGGATCCAGATCCCGCGGTTCTGCGACCACCCCCTGCTCGACCCGGTCGGTGCCTGCCGTCAGTGCATCGTCGAGGTCGAGGGCCAGCGCAAGCCGGTCGCGAGCTGCACCGCCACGGTGACGCCCGACATGGTGGTCAAGACGCAGCTCTCCAGCCCGGTGGCCGAGAAGGCCCAGCGCGGGACGCTCGAGCTGCTGCTGATCAACCACCCGCTCGACTGCCCGATCTGCGACAAGGGCGGCGAGTGCCCGCTGCAGAACCAGGCGATGAGCAACGGCGCCGCCGAGTCCCGGTTCCGGGACGTCAAGCGCACCTACCCGAAGCCGCTGGCGATCTCGACCCAGATCCTGCTCGACCGCGAGCGCTGCGTGCTCTGCGCCCGCTGCACGCGGTTCTCCAAGCAGGTCGCCGGCGACCCGTTCATCGAGCTGCTGGAGCGCTCGGCGCTGGAGCAGGTCGGCATCGCGTCCGACGAGCCGTTCCAGTCGTACTTCTCCGGCAACACCGTGCAGATCTGCCCGGTCGGTGCGCTCACCAGCGCCGCCTACCGGTTCCGGGCCCGCCCGTTCGACCTGGTCAGCACCCCGTCGGTGTGCGAGCACTGCGCCGGTGGCTGCGCGCTGCGCACCGACTGGCGGCGGGGCAAGGTCCTGCGCCGGCTGGCCGGTGAGGACCCCGAGGTCAACGAGGAGTGGAACTGCGACAAGGGTCGCTTCGCGTTCCGCTACGCGACCGGTAAGGAGCGGCTGACCCAGCCGCTCGTCCGGAACGCGGCCGGCGAGCTGGAGCCGGTCTCGTGGAGCGAGGCGTTCACCGTCGCGGCCCGCGGCCTGGAGACCGCGAAGGAGAACGGCGGCGTCGGCGTGCTGCCGGGCGGCCGGGTCACCTACGAGGACGCCTACGCGTACTCGAAGTTCGCCCGGGTCGCGCTGGGCACCAACGACATCGACTTCCGGGCTCGTCCGCACTCCGACGAGGAGGCGCTGTTCCTCGGCGCCCACGTCGCGGGCTCCGGGCTCGGCGTCACGTACTCCGACCTCGAGAACGCGTCCGACGTCCTGCTGGTGGCGCTGGAGCCGGAGGAGGAAGCGGCGATCCTCTTCCTCCGCCTGCGCAAGGCGTGGCGGAAGCGCGGCGCGCGCATCTGGTCGATCGCCCCGCTGGCGACCCGCGGGCTGGACAAGCTCGGCGGGACGCTGATCCAGGCCACCCCGGGAGCCGAGCCGAAGGTGCTCGACGCCCTCCGGGCCGGCGAGCTGCCCGGTCTCACGTCGCTGTCCGACGCCCTGCGGGTGCCGGGCGCGGTGATCCTGGTCGGCGAGCGGGCCGCGGGCATCCGCGGTGCGCTCTCGGCCGCGTCGCTGCTGGCGCTGAACACCGGGGCCACGCTGGCCTGGGTGCCGCGGCGGGCCGGCGAGCGCGGAGCGGTCGAGGCCGGCGCGCTGCCGACACTGCTGCCCGGTGGCCGGTCGGTCACCTCGGCGGCCGGCCGCTCGGCCGTCGAGTCGGCCTGGGGCGTCTCCATCCCGGCGACGACCGGCCGCTCGACCTCGGAGATCATCGCCGCGGCGGCCGACGGTGTGCTCGGCGGGCTCGTGGTCGGCGGCGTCGACCCCGACGACCTGCCGGATCCCGTCGCGGCCCGGGCCGCGCTGGCCGCGGCCCCGTTCGTGGTCTCGCTCGAGGTCCGCGACTCGACCGTGACCGAGTACGCCGACGTGGTGTTCCCGGTCGCCCCGGTGGCCGAGAAGGCCGGCAGCTTCGTCAACTGGGAGGGCCGGGTCCGGCCGTTCGGGCTGACGCTGGCCGGCACCGGAGCGATGTCCGACGCCCGGGTGCTCGACCAGCTGGCCGACGAGCTCGGCGCCTACCTCGGGGTCAGCTCGGCCGAGGCCCTGCTGGCCGAGGCCAACGCGCTCGGCGTGGCCGGCCCGGACGTCGAGCCGCCACCGTCCCCGATGGAGCCGGCCGCCGCCCGGGTGAGCCCCGGTGACGGCGAGGCCGTGCTCGCCACCTGGCACCACATGCTCGACCTGGGCACGCTGCAGGCCGGCGAGGAGCACCTGGCCGGCACCGCGAAGCCCGCGTTCGCGCACCTCTCGCCGGGCACGGCGGCCGAGCTCGGCGTCCGGCCCGGCGCGCACATCCTGGTCTCGACCGACCGGGGCGCGATCCAGCTCCCGGTGGCGATCACCGAGATGCCCGACCGCGTGGTCTGGGTGCCGGCGAACTCCGTCGACTCGCGGGTGCGTCCGACGCTCGGCGTGGGGGCGGGCGATCTCGTCCGCATTACGGCAGGCTCGGCGGACGTCGCACCGGTCGGAGACGTCGAAGCGCGTGCTACCAGCGACGGTGGGGATCCGGCCGACGGCGGAGTGCCGGCGCCCGAAGCTCCCGAGGAGGCCTGA
- the nuoH gene encoding NADH-quinone oxidoreductase subunit NuoH: MTTGAVLAAAEPAAVGNDPWWLIIAKIIATFAILVVLVLFSIVAERKVIGYMQVRPGPNRVGPWGTLQSLADGIKLAFKEDLIPAAADKVVFIVAPILSAMVALVAFSVIPLGPNVSVFGHKTAIQLTDLPVGVLFVLACSSIAVYGVVLAGWSSGSTYPLLGGLRSAAQMISYEVAMGLSIVPVLLTAGSLSPSEIVASQENTWYVFTLLPSFVVYAISAVGETNRAPFDLPEAESELVGGFHTEYSSLKFAMFFLGEYVNMVTVSALCTTLFLGGWRAPFGIGTLWAGANEGWWPVLWFIIKVLAALFVFVWLRGTLPRLRYDQFMHFGWKVLVPVSLVWLLLVAAMRTISREYDISTRNILIGLAVVLLVVIAVSLLVPERQKKEVDARDPNPQSDFPVPPMDLVVPPSPRLKQVPAKVGADQSEKEN; the protein is encoded by the coding sequence ATGACGACCGGAGCGGTGCTCGCGGCCGCGGAGCCGGCTGCGGTCGGCAACGACCCCTGGTGGCTGATCATCGCGAAGATCATCGCGACGTTCGCCATCCTCGTGGTGCTGGTGCTGTTCTCGATCGTGGCCGAGCGCAAGGTCATCGGCTACATGCAGGTCCGGCCGGGCCCCAACCGGGTGGGCCCGTGGGGCACGCTGCAGAGCCTCGCCGACGGCATCAAGCTGGCGTTCAAGGAAGACCTGATCCCGGCCGCGGCCGACAAGGTCGTGTTCATCGTCGCGCCGATCCTCTCGGCGATGGTCGCGCTGGTCGCGTTCTCGGTGATCCCGCTCGGGCCGAACGTCTCGGTGTTCGGCCACAAGACCGCGATCCAGCTGACCGACCTGCCGGTCGGCGTCCTGTTCGTGCTGGCCTGCTCGTCGATCGCCGTGTACGGCGTCGTGCTGGCCGGTTGGTCGTCCGGGTCGACGTACCCGCTGCTCGGTGGTCTGCGGTCGGCTGCCCAGATGATCTCGTACGAGGTCGCGATGGGGCTCTCGATCGTCCCGGTGCTGCTCACCGCGGGGTCGCTCTCGCCCAGCGAGATCGTCGCCTCGCAGGAGAACACCTGGTACGTGTTCACGCTGCTGCCGAGCTTCGTCGTCTACGCGATCTCGGCCGTCGGCGAGACCAACCGGGCGCCGTTCGACCTCCCCGAGGCCGAGTCCGAGCTGGTCGGCGGTTTCCACACCGAGTACTCGTCGCTGAAGTTCGCGATGTTCTTCCTCGGTGAGTACGTCAACATGGTGACGGTCTCAGCGCTCTGCACGACGCTGTTCCTCGGCGGCTGGCGGGCTCCGTTCGGCATCGGCACGCTCTGGGCCGGCGCGAACGAGGGCTGGTGGCCGGTCCTCTGGTTCATCATCAAGGTGCTGGCCGCGCTGTTCGTCTTCGTCTGGCTCCGCGGCACGCTGCCCCGCCTGCGCTACGACCAGTTCATGCACTTCGGCTGGAAGGTCCTGGTGCCGGTCAGCCTGGTCTGGCTGCTGCTGGTCGCGGCCATGCGGACGATCAGCCGCGAGTACGACATCTCCACCCGCAACATCCTGATCGGCCTCGCGGTCGTGCTGCTCGTCGTCATCGCGGTGAGCCTGCTGGTCCCGGAGCGTCAGAAGAAGGAAGTCGACGCCCGCGATCCCAACCCGCAGTCCGACTTCCCGGTTCCGCCGATGGACCTCGTCGTTCCGCCCTCGCCCCGGCTGAAGCAGGTCCCGGCCAAGGTCGGCGCGGACCAGTCCGAGAAGGAGAACTGA
- the nuoI gene encoding NADH-quinone oxidoreductase subunit NuoI produces MFKKRVTIKYPDVPQPSAPRFHGRHVLNRHPDGLEKCVGCELCAWACPADAIYVEGGDNTEEARFSPGERYGAIYQINYARCIFCGLCIEACPTRSLTMSNAYELASDSRADLIFTKEQLLAPLLPGMELPPHAMRLGENETDYYVQGPTNPGASAGAERTDRSDAKEVV; encoded by the coding sequence ATGTTCAAGAAGCGGGTCACGATCAAGTACCCGGACGTCCCGCAGCCGAGCGCCCCGCGCTTCCACGGCCGTCACGTGCTCAACCGGCACCCCGACGGGCTGGAGAAGTGCGTCGGGTGCGAGCTGTGCGCCTGGGCCTGCCCGGCCGACGCGATCTACGTCGAGGGCGGCGACAACACCGAGGAAGCCCGGTTCTCGCCGGGCGAGCGGTACGGCGCGATCTACCAGATCAACTACGCGCGCTGCATCTTCTGCGGCCTGTGCATCGAGGCCTGCCCGACGCGGTCGTTGACCATGTCGAACGCCTACGAGCTGGCCTCGGACAGCCGCGCGGACCTGATCTTCACCAAGGAGCAGCTGCTCGCGCCGCTGCTGCCGGGCATGGAGCTGCCTCCGCACGCGATGCGGCTGGGCGAGAACGAGACCGACTACTACGTGCAGGGCCCGACCAACCCGGGCGCCTCGGCCGGAGCCGAGCGCACGGACCGGTCGGACGCGAAGGAGGTCGTCTAA
- a CDS encoding NADH-quinone oxidoreductase subunit J → MSVALDLLAAAAPGDPPTGEKVAFWVLAPVALGGAIGMVLARNAIHSALFLVCTMFSLGVFYVLQAGPFIGMVQIIVYTGAIMILFLFVLMLVGRDSSDSIVETLRGQRLAAILLGIGLAALVTTGLYRALGEVNARGLAETNARAGGNVEGIAAQLFTRYVFAFEVTSALLITAAVGAMILAHVERDKAGVPTQRERSIARFRKGNYPAPKPGPGVYALADSVATPALLPDGTAADGSVAPSVERRELDSGLTTPKG, encoded by the coding sequence GTGAGCGTCGCTCTCGACCTGTTGGCCGCCGCGGCCCCGGGCGACCCGCCCACCGGCGAGAAGGTCGCGTTCTGGGTGCTGGCCCCGGTCGCGCTCGGTGGCGCGATCGGCATGGTGCTGGCCCGTAACGCGATCCACTCGGCGCTGTTCCTGGTCTGCACGATGTTCAGCCTCGGCGTGTTCTACGTGCTGCAGGCCGGTCCGTTCATCGGCATGGTGCAGATCATCGTCTACACCGGCGCGATCATGATCCTGTTCCTGTTCGTGCTGATGCTGGTCGGCCGAGATTCGTCGGACTCGATCGTGGAGACGTTGCGAGGGCAGCGGCTGGCCGCGATCCTGCTCGGCATCGGGCTCGCGGCCCTGGTCACGACCGGCCTCTACCGGGCGCTCGGCGAGGTGAACGCCCGCGGGCTGGCCGAGACGAACGCCCGGGCCGGCGGGAACGTCGAGGGCATCGCGGCCCAGCTGTTCACCCGGTACGTGTTCGCGTTCGAGGTCACCAGCGCGCTGCTGATCACGGCGGCGGTCGGGGCGATGATCCTGGCCCACGTCGAGCGCGACAAGGCCGGCGTCCCGACGCAGCGCGAGCGGTCGATCGCCCGGTTCCGGAAGGGCAACTACCCGGCTCCCAAGCCCGGCCCCGGCGTCTACGCGCTGGCGGACTCGGTGGCCACCCCCGCTCTGCTGCCCGACGGCACGGCCGCCGACGGCAGCGTCGCGCCCTCGGTCGAGCGGCGCGAACTCGACAGCGGCCTGACCACCCCGAAGGGCTGA
- the nuoK gene encoding NADH-quinone oxidoreductase subunit NuoK — MTPTYYLLLAAALFTIGAVGVLVRRNAIVVFMCIELMLNAANLTLITFSRINGTLDGQIMAFFVMVVAAAEVVVGLAIIMSIFRTRRSASVDDANLLKY, encoded by the coding sequence GTGACTCCTACCTACTACCTGCTGCTCGCCGCAGCGCTGTTCACGATCGGCGCGGTCGGCGTCCTCGTCCGGCGCAACGCGATCGTCGTGTTCATGTGCATCGAGCTGATGCTCAACGCGGCGAACCTGACGCTGATCACGTTCTCCCGCATCAACGGCACGCTCGACGGCCAGATCATGGCGTTCTTCGTCATGGTGGTCGCCGCCGCCGAGGTCGTGGTCGGGCTCGCGATCATCATGTCGATCTTCCGCACTCGCCGGTCGGCCTCGGTCGACGACGCGAACCTCCTGAAGTACTGA